In Deltaproteobacteria bacterium, the following are encoded in one genomic region:
- the menD gene encoding 2-succinyl-5-enolpyruvyl-6-hydroxy-3-cyclohexene-1-carboxylic-acid synthase, which yields MYQSDPVYAAVEAFVDELQRTGVQHGCVCPGARSTPLALVLAARPGLRAWSHIDERSAAFFALGIAKATRRPVAIVCTSGTAAANFLPAVIEAAYAHVPLLVLTADRPAELRDCGAPQTIDQLKLYGSQVKWFAEAAGGEAGARYFRALAGRAVAAACTLPQGPVHINFPFREPLVPQAWACDTATPATAATPPGRPQTRMPQPELHAAPETVAGIAQALAGTARGLIACGPFDADEATATAIAGLARQLGYPILADPLSQLRSGAHDTGLVVPTYDALLRDAAFAAQMAPEVVLRFGPMPTSKAFSQYAQRHLGARQIVVDPIGVWYDPALSATDIVRTDPQALCRALGRCLPAAPRDRSWCASWLEANRRAAAAIAAQLSTMAELFEGKVFSELAALMPDGAWLYTGSSMPVRDLESFWPSGRRRVRFFGNRGANGIDGFVSSALGAAAVGDTPVVIVTGDLGFYHDLNGLLAVKRHGVRATIIVLNNDGGGIFSFLPQAECDPGFEEFFATPHGLDFRGAVEMYGAAFVRVESWEHFRAAAAAAIGAPRTTVIEVPAVSRARNVVLHRQLWAAASRALATGAH from the coding sequence ATGTACCAAAGCGATCCGGTCTACGCAGCGGTCGAGGCCTTTGTTGACGAACTGCAGCGCACGGGGGTGCAGCACGGCTGTGTCTGCCCGGGGGCGCGCTCGACGCCGCTGGCGCTGGTGCTCGCGGCGCGCCCCGGGCTGCGCGCCTGGTCACACATCGACGAGCGCTCGGCGGCCTTCTTTGCACTCGGAATCGCCAAGGCCACGCGGCGGCCCGTGGCCATTGTCTGCACCTCGGGGACGGCTGCGGCCAATTTCCTGCCGGCGGTGATCGAGGCCGCATACGCGCACGTGCCGCTGCTGGTGCTTACCGCCGACCGTCCAGCGGAGCTGCGTGATTGCGGAGCGCCGCAAACCATCGACCAGCTCAAATTGTACGGCTCGCAGGTAAAATGGTTCGCTGAAGCTGCCGGTGGTGAGGCCGGGGCGCGCTACTTCCGCGCACTGGCCGGCCGTGCCGTCGCCGCCGCGTGCACCTTGCCGCAGGGCCCCGTGCACATCAATTTCCCTTTTCGTGAGCCGCTGGTACCGCAGGCCTGGGCTTGTGACACTGCGACACCAGCAACGGCGGCGACGCCGCCAGGTCGGCCGCAGACCCGAATGCCTCAACCCGAGCTGCACGCCGCGCCCGAGACGGTCGCCGGGATCGCCCAGGCGCTTGCGGGCACGGCTCGTGGCCTGATCGCCTGCGGCCCCTTCGATGCGGATGAAGCAACCGCCACGGCCATTGCCGGTCTCGCTCGCCAGCTTGGCTATCCGATTCTAGCTGACCCGCTGTCGCAGCTGCGCAGCGGCGCGCATGACACGGGGCTGGTGGTGCCGACGTATGATGCGTTGCTACGCGACGCCGCGTTTGCCGCGCAGATGGCTCCCGAGGTGGTGCTGCGCTTCGGGCCCATGCCGACATCGAAGGCGTTCTCGCAGTACGCCCAGCGGCATCTGGGCGCACGCCAGATTGTCGTTGATCCGATCGGTGTCTGGTACGACCCCGCGCTGTCGGCCACCGACATCGTGCGAACTGATCCGCAGGCACTGTGCCGAGCGCTGGGCCGGTGCCTGCCGGCAGCGCCACGCGACCGCAGTTGGTGCGCGTCGTGGTTGGAAGCGAATCGCCGGGCCGCGGCGGCGATTGCTGCGCAGCTGTCCACCATGGCCGAGCTGTTTGAAGGTAAAGTGTTTTCCGAGTTGGCTGCGCTCATGCCCGACGGCGCCTGGCTCTACACCGGCAGCAGCATGCCGGTGCGTGATCTCGAATCATTCTGGCCGAGCGGCCGGCGGCGGGTGCGCTTCTTCGGCAACCGCGGCGCCAACGGCATCGACGGCTTCGTTTCGAGCGCGCTGGGGGCAGCCGCGGTCGGCGACACACCGGTAGTGATAGTCACCGGCGACCTCGGCTTCTATCACGATCTCAACGGCCTGCTGGCGGTCAAGCGTCACGGCGTTCGTGCCACCATCATCGTGCTCAACAACGACGGCGGCGGTATCTTCTCCTTTCTGCCGCAGGCCGAATGCGATCCCGGCTTCGAGGAGTTCTTCGCCACACCGCACGGGCTCGACTTTCGCGGCGCGGTCGAGATGTACGGAGCGGCGTTTGTGCGGGTCGAGTCCTGGGAGCACTTTCGTGCCGCCGCCGCTGCCGCCATCGGCGCGCCCCGCACCACGGTGATTGAGGTGCCGGCGGTGAGTCGCGCGCGCAACGTCGTGCTGCATCGCCAGCTATGGGCGGCGGCCAGCCGTGCTCTGGCCACAGGAGCACACTGA